The Procambarus clarkii isolate CNS0578487 chromosome 37, FALCON_Pclarkii_2.0, whole genome shotgun sequence nucleotide sequence GGAAAAGAATATTAATATAGCAGTGGGAAATAGTTTCAAGGTATTCTATAAGGAGAGAGGCAAGACCAGGAAGGAGATTAGATCCCACAGCGACTCCGAATGGTCGACATAAAAATTTACCATCGAAAGAGAAGGAGTTAACACAGAGTCCAGCGAGATCGAGGAAGACAGCAGATGGAAGCGGGAGATGAAGAAGGCTCTCAGTCGCCTTCTGATTAAGAGAATTTGTAAACAGAGAATCAACAAACAGGAGGACTGGAGGTGCAATCTGTCGATGGAGTCTTGAGAGTGGCGAAGGAGGGCAAGGAAAAGTACCAAGATAAGGAGTGAGAGTTTTGGCACGCcaagaggcaagaggatagccaaCAGAGGCTCTTGAAGACATAACAGGTCGAAGAGGAGCACCAGGCTTGTATGATTTAGATAGACCATAGATATAAGGAAGAAAAGGGGGCAAAATGACACGGGGGAATGCTTAGCGAGATCAAAGTCTGGAGGATGGAGACTAGAGTTTACATTTAATGGAGATTTTTAAGGGTAAAAGTTATTTTGTGGGAAAAGTTGGTGGGTATATGAGTAATGTGGAGGTTAGTGGGAAAGTGGGGGTTAGGGGGAGGGGGATGATGGGTAGATTTGTTTACTAAACTACCCACCCTCTTTATCACAGACTTTAATTTTGCTAACTTCCGCCATTGTGTCAACACATATTACCACACATAACAAACACTATTCACCATTCCCAacaaccaccaataccaccatcacaacccacAACAACTACCGTCACCACTCATAACAATCCCCTTCATAACTCACagttacaatcaccacccacaactAGTCACCAAACACTACTCTGCATGCGAACACCTTACATTGTGTAGCTACGAACGTACGACAAGCAGAACTAACAAGTAAGCAGGTTGCCATGTCCACAACGGTAAACAAAAGCAGCTACAAGCATAATAATATCCACCATCTGCCGAGGCGCAGATATCATCTGGCGCTTACGGCACTAGATACGGaaggggagcagcagcagcgggcAGATACGTCACCTCAGGTGAGGCTCACAGCTATACGCCGTACGTGGCAAAATCACCATCAGAAACCCTACCCAAGAACCGCTGGTGTGCCCTGACGACTCCATCAGAGGGTTGTGTTCGCTGCGTGACCGGTCACCTTCGGCGGTTATCCATGGCTCACCACCATGGCCCTCAGGGCCTGATGGGGGAGTAGGCGTGCCAGGGGCCACCACCACCGGTTCAATTGTCGACAACGCATCCACACTAACACCCTCTGACGTCTTTTCCATGCGTTTGGCTTCCTTTTCCTGCGGCATGACGGTGGGTGGCGTGGGTGGAGGCGAGGTGTCGCCGCCACGCTCGGAAACTGGCGGCTGGTTGTCTAACTGGGATGTAATGGTCTCACTGGAAAGACGTTTAGTAAGGACGGGACTGGAGGATTTCGATCTAATAGGCGAATTGGAGATGGTGCTTGTATCAAGCGGTTTCTCCGTCACATGAGAGGGGGAGACGAGTGGGGTGGTGGCCGTGTAAGCGGATGCCAGAGACCTCGGGTACCTGTCATTGAAATCAGGGGACGGGGAATCAATTGCTTTTGGGGATTCTTTTTCATCGGGGACGACATTAACTGCCGTTCTCTCTCCAGAAGTTACCTTAGTTGGTGATGGTTTGTCATTAGGTGGCTCCGCAGACTCCGTTTTTTCTACTGCAGACGATGTTTCTTCTGCAGACACAATCTGGTCACCTGCCACATCAACACCGGGATTGGATTTATCTTCAGCAGTTGGCTCTTGTGCAAGTATTTCCGCATTTGCCGTCCAGTTCTTGAAAAACTGgacgttggagatgaaggagcggAAGGAAGGGTCCATGGAGTCTGTTGAGGCGGCGTCGTCGGGGTTGGTTACATCAGCCTCTGTGGTTAAGGGGTCGTTATCATCTTTCACTGTACCCTCCTTCACCTCCGCCTTTCTCTCTGGTGAAGCAGACGTTGCGACCACATCGGTGCTGACGAGCGACGCATCAGTGGCGAGAGAAGACGTTGCCGACGCATTGCTTACAATAGAAATTTTCGATCCAGACTCAGATTTTTGCTTCTTGTCCTTACGAGCGAGAAAACTTCCAAATTTGCTCTTTTccttcttcctttcttccttttcaTCTCCTTTCTTAGCATCATCTTCGATTTTAGAACTCTTgttagacactggagaaggtgtctTGCTGCTGTCCGCTGATCCTTTCGGAGATGAAGAGCCATTGAGTCGTTCGTGAGTCGCCGGGCGGGTGTCCTGTTTTTCTCCACCTTCCTCAGGCTGCTCTGTCTCCTTATCTGCCTGAATAGCGCCGCTTTTTACAAGAGCTGGGCTATTTGGAGCGCTGGGTTCAGACTCTAAGTAAAATTCTTGCTCCGTGTCGCTGGCCACTCCTGTACCTGGGGAACTAAGTCCACCTTCCAATGGCTTCTTTTGTTGTCGCAATTTTCGGCCTGTCTTACGGCCCTTCCGGAAAGTAGACATGAGTCCCTTTTTCTTCTTGTCGGCATCTTCCACTAGTTTGGGAGAGGAAGGTCCATCTACGGCACTCATACTTACACTATTTACTGCTTCCTTTCCTAGTTGAGACAAGCGTAACGATAGGCGGTTGCGTCTTGCTACCACGCTAGCGGCGTCTTGTGGTAAGGCCTCAGGTTGACGAGACCCAGCGTGGGAGAGGTCAGGGCAACTTGTGTATTCCCACGACTCGTAGTCCCTTTCCTCAATAGAGGCGCGAAAACTGCCAGGATGTATGTATAGACTATTGTGGCGTTCTAATGGGCTCGTGTAGCCTTTTGTCTCATTAGGAATATCGATGCTTAACGATGACCATTTGGAAGCTCGAGGAGTGACGATTGACTGGGCAGAGTCAAAGAGAGTATTTTCACTATGAAACACAGAATTCACAAGGGACGAAACACTGTCATTGCGGAGAGTCGTGCCGAAGGACTGCACTGAATAAAATGAACCAGTATCACTGTCCAACGTTACAGCAGTATCAGATTCGTCTTCGGAATCGAGCACACTGTCGCTGAAGCTTTTCTGAGATGTGACAGAGTGTTCAGTACGTAGACTGTGGTCAGTGGGGGACTTTCTCGCCTCCTTCAGGCTGTTGCTAAACGGTTCGACGTTGTGTGGCTCTGCAGGCACCGCCTCCAGAGACTCCTGACTAAGGTGGTGTGCTCGAGCAGTTACCAGCCAGGCATCAGCACCAACACTGGACGCTCCAACGGTGGAAGGTTCTTCGGTTATGTCGCTAAGAATGGAGCTCATCACTTCCCCCCGTCAGTGACACTCACTAGTGACCTGAGCCTGACGCGCGTGCTGCGACACCATTCCTGCCCAACACTCTTATGGGAGCAGGTCAGGGGGCCCCGCCAAGAGCCCTGACCCCCACACTGTGATTAGAAATCATTGTACACACCACTGATACCAATCCCCGGAGCCGCGACACGCACAAACGACAGCAAGCCAATCATAGGTCACGTAGCATGACAATAGTTCTGCTGGTTCACTTCACAAGCTCATTGTGACCTTCGCCCTGGCCGTCTGGAGGCTGGGCGTGTGTTCACGAAGGACGTTCTGATAATTAGAAGCCAAGAAGTGCCAAGATGACGAGGCTGGAGACGGAGTAAGCGGGAGAGAGGATGACCCTACACGTACGTCAGGTGGGCGCTGCTCGAGTGAGGGCGGGACGGAGGTGTGGCCGGGGGGGTGTGGCCGGGGGGGTGTGGCCAGGCTTCCTTACCCCCCACTCAggcacacgcgcgcacgcacacacacacacgcgcgcacgcacacacacacacacacacacacacacacacacacacacacacacacacacacacacacacacacacacacacacacacacacacacacctgtctcctgaagtccatatcaaaagaataacatcgacgccgtatgcgaggctggctaacttcaaaactgccttcaggaacctgtgtaaggaatccttcagaaccttgtataccacatatgtaagaccaatcctggaatatgcggccctagcatggagcccgtatcttgtcaagcacaagaagcTGGTAaaatttcagaggtatgccactaggctagtcccagaactaagagacatgagttacgaggaaaggctgcgtgaaatgcccatcacgtcgctgaaagacaagagagctcggggagacatgatcactacctacaaaattctcaaaggaattgacagagtaaatAAAGacaaattgtttaacacgggtggtacgcgaacaaggggacacaggtggaaactgagtacccacatgaaccacagggacgttagaaagaatcttttcagtgtcagagtagttaacggatggaatgcattaggcagcgatgtggtggaggctgactccatacacagtttcaagtgcagatataatagagcccagtaggctcaggaacttgtacacctgttgattgacagttgaaaggcgggaccaacgagccagagctcaaccccccccatccccccccccccacccgtgctCAAATAACATACGCATACAGTCTCGCGGTTGAATGGATAGCGCTTGGGAGGTCTTAGTTTTTTCACCTAATGGGTCTGTTCACCTAGCGCAAATAGGCACCTGGGGACGTAGACAGCTACTGCGCACTCCATCCTGGAAAAGtgtgactgtactcacctagttgtactcacctagttgtgtctgcaggatcgagcattgactcttggatcccgcctttcgagcatcggttgtttacagcaatgactcctgtcccatttccctatcatacctggttttaaaattatgaatagtatttgctttgtatttgtgtgtgtgtgtgtgtgtgtgtgtgtgtgtgtgtgtgtgtgtgtgtgtgtgtgtgtgtgtgtgtgtgtgtgtgtgtgtgtgtgtgtgtgtgtgtgtgtgtgcgcgtgtgtgtgtgtacttgtgctTGAGTGCAGGGAGGATTAACTCTAGGGAACTGACTCTTCACTTTAAGATATCTAGAGCCGTCTCCATATATCTCTGCCTCTCCGTTTTCTATAGCTCTTTCGTATCTATTTTAAAAGCTGTGGACTAAACCAGACTCATATTAGCATTATTTACAACTAGTACACAAGAGAAGTATTGCTTTATACATGTTACTAATATGAGTTTGCTGTTAAGTTTCCTGTAGTCCGACTTGTCATCTTCCTGCTGCAACACTGTCCAATATATCTCAGTATCTCTTACGTCGTAGTCATGTCTCATCTGGATCTTCTTTCCTCCATTCAAACTAATGATTTCTTATAGATTGTCCTAGCACTTTAGATCTCGTACTTACAACCTCAGCTTTGTGGCAGATATTTGAATCTTCTTGTGTTTCACTCTGTGTTGAGTGGCAGTGTTGCTTTGTCATGGGCCGCGTTTAGTGTGTTCCAAGACTCTTTGTTTAAGTTGCTTATGACTGTTTTCCTTTTCTTTGGAGAtgtttaatatttttattattctcAACTTCTTCCATTTTTTTCTTTTCAGATATTAGTCTGTCGTAAAATTCAGGTAGTGTGTTAGGCCCGCTGCTCCTGTGTGAATCAGTGTTATGAGTCATTATGAGTCAAGTGCTCAGTTATGAGTCATTTTGGTCTCCAGGTGATGCACCACGCAATGTCTGATTATTTTCTATTATACCGTGTAGGGGGGACTTGTAACACATCACCTCATTCCCGTCTCTGGCTTTCCCTTCCACGTGTCTTCGAAGGTTTCTtgttgtttaggttctgttgtctATAGTGTGAGTGACTTGCATAGTGTTCCCGTTCTTATAGTAACCTTGGATATGTATGAGCTAGATCCACTGACTCTGTAATTAGATTAACACTAAAAGACTTGCATATACCCCCCTTTTACACCACAATGTTATGTAGTCTGTCCAATGGTATTACTCCTTCTAGATATTTTACCTCGTCCTTAAACAGACGCATATTACAACGCTCTCAAAGATCACATTTACGTACATCTTTCAAACTAATGCAGAACCACCAACTCTTCATTCACCTCATCCATCTTGGTATATAAGTCAAACCATCTAATATGTatcgagttacagccccgctcctgtgcaaggtaagtcccctacgggcttaccatagccagtgctacttggaaaACTTCTTGTTCCCAGTggctgaatcttaaacagcaaCATCTGTAGGAGTTGAGGAGAACTTCTGACTTGGCCGAGTTAGCAAGGTTCGAACCATCTGATTATTCAAAAGTTTCTTTACCCTTTTTTTCTCAATATCTTCGCTTTAATTTAACAAAAATGATCAGGATATTGATGTATTTGAATGATTAATTAAACTGTTATTTAACGTTTGCCGAGTTTTACAAAACTAAGGCAGTACTGAGGTTAGGTGACTGAGGTTAGTACTGAGTACTGAGTACTGAGGTTAGTACTGAGGTCAGTACTGAGGTTAGGTGACGCTCTTAAATCagtgttggtttaaaatatactAAATGCGTGTAACAATAATCGAATGTATCAGTATGTAAGAAAAATTAACGATAAAAAACATTAAAGGAATTTGGCTTATTGCCAACTCTGTGAAAAAAAAACACGACAAAATGCGTTAGATGAAATAGTCTGTGAGAGATATTTATAAAAACTTACGTATAACAAAAATCAAACCCAAATTCAGAAACACAAAATATTTAGTTTTGTGCTGAGCTTCTGAAGCACTGAGAGGAGGCCGAGGAGTGCTTGGGGGTGGATGGTACACTGAGCGCTGCCAGCCCACTAAGCCAAACACTGACAAAGTGTTTACAAAACtgaatggtgtgtgtgtttgtgtgtgtgtgtgtgcgtgtgtgcgtgtgtgtgtgtttgtgtgtgtgtgtgtgcgtgtgtgcgtgtgtgcgtgtgcgtgtgtgcgtgtgtgtgtgtgtgtgtgtgtgtgtgtgtgtgtgtgtgtgtgtgtgtgtgtgtgtgtgtgtgtgtttgtgtgtgtgtgtgtgtgtgtgtgcgtgtgtgtgtgtttgtgtgtgtgtgtgtgcgtgtgtgtgtgtgtgtgtgtgtgtgtgtgtttgtgtgtgtgtgtgtgtgtgtgtgtgtgtgtgtgtgtgtgtgtgtgtgtgtgtgtgtgtgtgcgcgagctGCCAGCCCGACTCTCCCACACGCTCCTCACACCACACATTCATCCTTTCTTTAAGATTTCTTCCTACAAAAGAAGGCGCTTAATAGTCTAAAGCAACACGGCCAGCAACACGGCCAGCAACACGGCCAGCAACACGGCCAGCAACACGGCCAGCAACACGGCCAGCAACACGGCCAGCAACACGGCCAGCAACACGGCCAGCAACACGGCCAGCAACACGGCCAGCAACACGGCCAGCAACACGGCCAGCAACACGGCCAGCAACCCTGGTAGCAACACGGCCAGCAACACGGCCAGCAACCCTGGTAGCAACACGGCCAGCAACCCTGGTAGCAACACGGCCAGCAACACGGCCAGCAACCCTGGTAGCAACACGGCCAGCAACCCTGGTAGCAACACGGCCAGCAACACGGCCAGCAACCCTGGTAGCAACACGGCCAGCAACACGGCCAGCAACCCTGGTAGCAACACGGCCAGCAACACGGCCAGCAACCCTGGTAGCAACACGGCCAGCAACCCTGGTAGCAACACGGCCAGCAACACGGCCAGCAACCCTGGTAGCAACACGGCCAGCAACACGGCCAGCAACCCTGGTAGCAACACGGCCAGCAACCCTGGTAGCAACACGGCCAGCAACACGGCCAGCAACCCTGGTAGCAACACGGCCAGCAACACGGCCAGCAACCCTGGTAGCAACACGGCCAGCAACACGGCCAGCAACCCTGGTAGCAACACGGCCAGCAACCCTGGTAGCAACACGGCCAGCAACACGGCCAGCAACCCTGGTAGCAACACGGCCAGCAACCCTGGTAGCAACACGGCCAGCAACCCTGGTAGCAACACGGCCAGCAACACGGCCAGCAACCCTGGTAGCAACACGGCCAGCAACACGGCCAGCAACACGGCTAGCAACACGGCCAGCAACACGGCCAGCAACACGGCTAGCAACACGGCCAGCAACACGGCCAGCAACACGGCTAGCAACACGGCCAGCAACACGGCCAGCAACACGGCTAGCAACACGGCCAGCAACACGGCCAGCAACACGGCCAGCAACACGGCCAGCAACCCTGGTAGCAACACGGCCAGCAACCCTGGTAGCAACACGGCCAGCAACACGGCCAGCAACCCTGCCAGCAACACGGCCAGCAACACGGCCAGCAACACTGCCAGCAACACGGCCAGCAACACGGCCAGCAACACGGCCAGCAACACGGCCAGCAACACGGCCAGCAACCCTGCCAGCAACACTGCCAGCAACACGGCCAGCAACACGGCCAGCAACACGGCCAGCAACCCTGCCAGCAACACGGCCAGCAACACGGCCAGCAACACGGCCAGCAACACGGCCAGCAACACGGCCAGCAACACGCCCAGCAACACGGCCAGCAACACGGCCAGCAACACTGCCAGCAACACGGCCAGCAACACTGCCAGCAACACGGCCAGCAACACGGCCAGCAACCCTGCCAGCAACACTGCCAGCAACACGGCCAGCAACACGCCCAGCAACACGGCCAGCAACCCTGGTAGCAACACGGCCAGCAACACTGCCAGCAACACGCCCAGCAACACGGCCAGCAACACGGCCAACAACACGGCCAGCAACACGCCAGCAACACGGCCAGCAACACGGCCAGCAACCCTGCCAGCAACACGGCCAGCAACACTGCCAGCAACACGGCCAGCAACACGCCAGCAACACGGCCAGCAACACGGCCAGCAACCCTGCCAGCAACACGGCCAGCAACACTGCCAGCAACACGGCCAGCAACACGGCCAGCAACCCTGCCAGCAACACTGCCAGCAACACGGCCAGCAACACGGCCAGCAACACGGCCAGCAACACGCCCAGCAACACGGCCAGCAACACGCCCAGCAACACGGCCAGCAACACGGCCAGCAACACTGCCAGCAACACGGCCAGCAACACGGCCAGCAACACGGCCAGCAACACGGCCAGCAACACTGCCAGCAACACGCCCAGCAACACGGCCAGCAACACGCCCAGCAACACGGCCAGCAACACGGCCAGCAACACTGCCAGCAACACGGCCAGCAACACGGCCAGCAACACGGCCAGCAACACGCCCAGCAACACGGCCAGCAACACGCCCAGCAACACGGCCAGCAACACGCCCAGCAACACGGCCAGCAACACGCCCAGCAACACGGCCAGCAACCCTGGTAGCAACACGCCCAGCAACACGGCCAGCAACACGCCCAGCAACACGGCCAGCAACCCTGGTAGCAACACGCCCAGCAACACGGCCAGCAACACGGCCAGCAACACGGCCAGCAACCCTGGTAGCAACACGCCCAGCAACACGCCCAGCAACACGGCCAGCAACACGGCCAGCAACACTGCCAGCAACCCTGGTAGCAACACGCCCAGCAACACGCCCAGCAACACGGCCAGCAACCCTGGTAGCAACACGCCCAGCAACACGCCCAGCAACACGCCCAGCAACACGGCCAGCAACACGCCCAGCAACACGGCCAGCAACCCTGGTAGCAACACGCCCAGCAACACGGCCAGCAACACGGCCAGCAACACGGCCAGCAACACGGCCAGCAACACGCCAGCAACACGGCCAGCAACACAAGCCGGCCTCGGATGAAAGAAggttgtgacgatctctgtcaggaacccgtaggtgcgggaccgggccgtccacctcatggggctcgtgcggccccccaggctctgtttcaggaggctggggtcgttcttgtcccttgctggggtggttcttctccggccccgaccacggcggtctccgggtttgggggtccctgtgcctttttttaccaacttcgaggtcaacgcCGCAGTTGGAGCCCGTgcgggcagttcgttgttgacttcaTCCTCGTCATGACAGGTCctacgacggcgctggaaccagtcgtattggcgtttgcctttccatttggagactttcagcgctgtAGAGAGGAgggatctgctgcatgggtgacagcttctccccccgtatcaacctaccatggctttgtgccctggtgaggccattccagaccgacaaccagaacgcaactccatagtctcctgacacTGATGGATGTCTACTACTATTAGGGAACAGTATGGGTCCTAATActtatccttgaggtactccactccttgtctgaatggagaaatgtctcTCTCTTCCAATGAGGACTCCTTTTAGTCGAGTTTTGAAAGGTGTTGTATTATCCAACGTAGGATTCTTCCCTATGCATCAGTCTGCTTTTCAAGTTTGCACAGGACTCGCTCGTATGGAAGagcatcaaaggctttctgacatccCAGGAAAATACAGTCTGCTCAACCTCTCTCTTGTTTGATTGTTGACAACTTGTACAACAAAATTCATGTGTTTTAATTATTCAACAAGttgctgttgtctttctcctttcTTATATATAGGCACCACAAGAGCCATTTTGAAAATTTCAGGTAGTTCCCCTATTTCTAGAATTGAAAACAATGTCAAAGTGTCCATACAATGTCGCAGAACATAAAACAGTAGATGCTTTTCACCCAtagagttataaacccatggaactcccTCTCGCGAAAGCCGTAAGTGCCAAAGTTCATCTGGAAAAATTTCTAAAATAATGAGGGGGTGGGActcgacaagctgccggcttcctgtcaccGTCGATGGTACTAGTGAGATGATAGCCATCAAGTAAATTTTAATCAAttcatattttgttttgttacgAGACTTTTTATTTCATCCAgctccccgccaaacacacaccgaaactacgacgttggtacaacgttcgaacaagttttaacacctcctaaccagttataacaaccaatataacaagttgtaacaacgttctaatacgtcataaacacgttaatccaagctgtaacaactttattacaagttgtaacaagcggaaaatagagacagttacggtttgtgtttccaggctcctctcttttcttatttttCCTGGAGCTGCTTTTTATTTAAATCGTTCTTCTGATGACGTCTGTTCCTTTAGAAGTCTTAGATCTAGCGGCAGCTCAGGTTCCAAAATAAAGACATCCCATGATCTTTATAGTGTATGGAAGCTTTTATTAACTTCATCGTACATTTTCTATTTCAGAGACGCCTCCACTTGTATGAGCTGGTTCCTTGATAATTTATCATATTACTCCcattttatatgtgtgtgtgtgtgagtgtgtgtgtgtgtgtgtgtgtgtgtgtgtgtgtgtgtgtgtgtgtgtgtgtgtgtgtgtgtgtgtgtgtgtgtggcttaagctctggctctttggtcccgcctctcaaccgtcaatctaatggtgtacagattcctgagcctactgggctctatcatatctacatttgaaactgtgtatggagtcagcctccaccacatcactttctagtgcaacTGTgaaactgtgtactcacctaattgtgcttgcgggggttgagctttggctctttggtcccgcctctcaactgtcaatcaactggtgtacagattcctgaacctactgggctctatcatatctacatttgaaactgtgtatggagtcagcctccaccacatcacttcctagtgcattccatttattaactactctgacactgaaaaaattctttctaac carries:
- the LOC123765859 gene encoding uncharacterized protein produces the protein MSSILSDITEEPSTVGASSVGADAWLVTARAHHLSQESLEAVPAEPHNVEPFSNSLKEARKSPTDHSLRTEHSVTSQKSFSDSVLDSEDESDTAVTLDSDTGSFYSVQSFGTTLRNDSVSSLVNSVFHSENTLFDSAQSIVTPRASKWSSLSIDIPNETKGYTSPLERHNSLYIHPGSFRASIEERDYESWEYTSCPDLSHAGSRQPEALPQDAASVVARRNRLSLRLSQLGKEAVNSVSMSAVDGPSSPKLVEDADKKKKGLMSTFRKGRKTGRKLRQQKKPLEGGLSSPGTGVASDTEQEFYLESEPSAPNSPALVKSGAIQADKETEQPEEGGEKQDTRPATHERLNGSSSPKGSADSSKTPSPVSNKSSKIEDDAKKGDEKEERKKEKSKFGSFLARKDKKQKSESGSKISIVSNASATSSLATDASLVSTDVVATSASPERKAEVKEGTVKDDNDPLTTEADVTNPDDAASTDSMDPSFRSFISNVQFFKNWTANAEILAQEPTAEDKSNPGVDVAGDQIVSAEETSSAVEKTESAEPPNDKPSPTKVTSGERTAVNVVPDEKESPKAIDSPSPDFNDRYPRSLASAYTATTPLVSPSHVTEKPLDTSTISNSPIRSKSSSPVLTKRLSSETITSQLDNQPPVSERGGDTSPPPTPPTVMPQEKEAKRMEKTSEGVSVDALSTIEPVVVAPGTPTPPSGPEGHGGEPWITAEGDRSRSEHNPLMESSGHTSGSWATSSADKREHLYKILVIGELGTGKTSIIKRYVHQFFSQHYRATIGVDFALKVLNWDSNTVIRLQLWDIAGQERFGNMTRVYYKEAVGAFVVFDVTRAQTFDAVAKWKTDLDTKVTLADGSPIPTVLLANKCDQPKEGVVNNPARMDDYCRERGFSGWFETSAKENINIDEASRFLVNKILSNEKQGMMMTESMDNDKISVEGRVTSDNRTGCRC